Proteins from a single region of Mus pahari chromosome 2, PAHARI_EIJ_v1.1, whole genome shotgun sequence:
- the Lrrc61 gene encoding leucine-rich repeat-containing protein 61, whose product MEPPGEKPGEAEALSITPQLLKSHSGEFALDSILLLKLRGLGVVDLGCLGECLNLEWLDLSGNALTHLGPLASLHQLAVLNVSNNRLTGLEPLAACENLQSLNAAGNLLTTPGQLQCLAGLQALEHLRLRDPLARLSNPLCANPSYWAVVRELLPGLKVIDGERVSGRGSELYQLCRDLDSSLRSGSSPGPRVIEAQPWVEPGYWESWPLRSSSILEEACRQFQDTLQECLDLDRQASDSLAQAQQALSPAETTSSFVF is encoded by the coding sequence ATGGAGCCTCctggagagaagccaggagaggctGAGGCGCTGAGCATCACACCCCAGCTGCTGAAGTCCCACTCGGGAGAGTTTGCCCTGGATTCCATCCTGTTGCTGAAGCTTCGGGGTTTAGGGGTGGTAgacctgggttgtttgggggagTGCCTGAACCTTGAGTGGCTTGACCTATCAGGCAATGCACTTACCCACCTGGGCCCACTGGCATCCCTGCACCAGCTGGCTGTGCTCAACGTCTCCAATAATCGGCTTACAGGACTGGAGCCACTGGCAGCCTGTGAGAACCTACAGAGCCTCAATGCTGCTGGTAACCTGCTGACCACTCCTGGTCAGCTGCAGTGTCTGGCTGGGCTGCAGGCCCTGGAGCACCTGAGGCTCCGGGACCCTTTGGCCCGGCTCAGCAACCCGCTCTGTGCAAATCCTTCCTACTGGGCTGTGGTCCGAGAGCTACTgcctggcctcaaagtcatagaCGGGGAACGTGTGAGTGGGCGGGGCAGTGAGCTGTACCAGTTATGCCGAGACCTGGACAGTTCCTTGCGCTCCGGCTCCAGCCCAGGCCCCAGAGTCATCGAGGCCCAGCCATGGGTAGAGCCTGGCTACTGGGAGTCCTGGCCCCTCCGGAGCAGCTCCATTCTGGAGGAGGCCTGCCGGCAGTTCCAGGACACACTGCAGGAATGTCTTGACCTGGATCGTCAGGCCAGCGATAGCTTGGCTCAGGCCCAGCAGGCTCTCAGCCCTGCAGAAACCACTTCTTCCTTTGTGTTCTGA